The Gorilla gorilla gorilla isolate KB3781 chromosome 11, NHGRI_mGorGor1-v2.1_pri, whole genome shotgun sequence genome contains the following window.
ATATAACATTGGCTCCATTTTCATTAAGCAGGCTAGTGACAGAAAACATTATTCACTTCTAatttgttgtgtttgtttttatatatctCTTTATATTTAGAGATATATAAGATTAATACTCAGTTGACTATCCACACTTCTTTTTGCTTCAGAATTGACAACGCtcaatgtatttttaagaaaagaaaaaaaatacaaaccttTTTTCCAAGAACCTGAAACTGGTCATTAAAAACAAGGAATATGCTTTGCTCTAAAAATATTATACCCCCAAATACTCTTTGTCTAGGTACTAAATAGTTTTCATTCTCAGATCATTTGATCTCAGGGGACCTGTAATAATTCTGGTAGTATAGTAGTTACAAAGATTTTATCCCGAGTTAAGAAAACAATATGGCCTAATGCTTAACcagataaaaaaattttttttgcaagaTTTATAAAGCAGTAGAAGGAAGGAATGCAGAATTggcaacagggaaatatcttctcaaTACATCTATTGAGTTGTTGTGTTCCAAAAGGCCTGCCTTCTCTTTGTAATGCATGTTGTCCTATGGATGCAGTTGAAGCTTTTGTTAGGCCTCTGTACTTCATCCATTACCCCCAGGCTGACTGAGCCAGAGAGGAGTGAATCTGTTGAAAAGGAACAGGAAGAAGCCTGCTGTTAGTGTGAACTCTATTTGAACTAGGTCTGACAGCAGGTTTCATTCTTTAGCATTTGGAGTAGACCCTTCTTGCTATTTGGAGATTATTTTGTTCTCTCATCTCTAATAATTCCAAGTATTAGTATTTGTTaaagtgaaatatttcttttttaatgtgacaTTTATCTATAGAAGCTAGTTTTTATAAACATACTATTATTTTTTCCCACATGTTGGGAACATACTCTGTATTACAACTCACCAACTAGCATGCCTTCAAAGATTGTTAATTCTTTTAATTCTTGCTATTTTGAGTTAAAGAGATTTATTGATATACAATTACTTGCTTAAAATGTTGATCTCAATGGGTATCAAAGACTTAAAAGATgtaaaaaggttttttaaatgtagtttacAATATAGATTGATTCACTGTActctgaaaagaaagcttaaatttctttgaaatatatCAGTGGTCATGTACCAGTGTCCTGGCTTGGTTCATGTAATTTGGATAACTAGTGTTTGCTGCTATATGGTGATATGTTTGTGTTGACTCTGAAAAGAGAATGTTATGTGATCTGTTATTATATCTAAGTGAGAACTCTAGAAATGAATTtacctgttctttttttctaaagttGGTTAGTAATCAGTTTAAAAACTTACAGAATTTAATATACACATCTgacaaaaattttcaaaagttaCAGTTTTATGAAATCCCTATTTATAAATACCTgagttttgtgttaatttttttttaattatcacaaACTTTAACATACTGgaagtatttttataaatactttttttttctctcaacaggTAAAGTACCTTTTATTCATGTGGGAAATCAAGTAGTATCAGAACTTGGTCCAATAGTCCAATTTGTTAAAGCCAAGGtaataaaaagatattaaatgtatttgatcACAGTTACCAAGTCATTCATCATTCTTTAATGTGTCATAACATTTACATTGATTTCAACTTAGTTTTATAAAATGCCAATGCAAACTACTGGAAAATATTTCTGAAGTGTAAGTTAGTATTTTTTCATGATATAATGGCAAAAGAGGtagcttttttttctctattaatgTCAAATTTATTAAAGGTATGTAATTTTAATATCTAGTCAAAAGAGATGGTTTGATCTTTACAAAATGGTAGATAATTTTCTAACTTATGCTTACTAGAACTGTGGTCATAAATGAAAAACTATTAGGTTTTGAAGTGTCTGGCTGACCTTTGAAAAGGGAGATACAGGATTTGTTTGAATGTATTTATCCATTTGAATGATTctgcttttcatttattcagtttAGATTTTAATAGTTATTAAGGAACAACTCCCATTAGTGTTTCCGAAAAATCATTCCAGACTTTTTGCATATATAGAAAAACCTAGATCATACTAGTGTGTATTATTTTgcaacatacattttaaaatcgtaaatatgtttggaaattCTTCCATATTAATAGCCGTAGATATATATCATCCTTTCACATTGTTGTATTCTGCTgtattggagatatatatatatatatatctccaaaaaaaaaaaatatatatatatatatatatatatatatatatatattttttttttttcttcaacaccCTACCCCGGTATTGgataaattagaattttatttacTCAAGTTTATTGATGGGCTTTTAGGTCatggccaattttttgtttttatagagtaCTAAGATAAATTTTCTTGTATATACATCTTTGTATAAATTCCTAAGGTTGGTATTGGTaccttaggataaattcctgaGAGTGGTATTAGGATGTCATAGGTTATGTACTTTTTAAATCTTGTAATAGATTGCCAGATTGAACTAAAGGTTATATCATTTTATGTATCTCCTAGTTACTATAGagtattagaattttaaaataagttggtTTTCCCCCCCATATCTTTACAAAcgtatttttttcatctttgaccACTTTATAAACAGCACATGTCAGTCTTTTGgcatttcctttatttctaaatAGGGTTAATCTCTTAAACAAGGTTTGCTGaccattctgttttcttcttttgcgaAGTAGTTGATAGTGTAATTTTCTCTATTGAAAGATACATTTGTATAATGACAAGTAAGTACATACTAATATTTTGTAGTGATAGCAGAGTATTATTTatgcttttatataaaataatttttaggggGCATTTTGGAAGTTTAATTCATTGTATAGTTGCATGTTATGTTATTTGTTAGTGAGATAACTgaaagtttttatatatttaatatgatgctcttttaaatttttttaaattccatttaggGCCATTCTCTTAGTGATGGGCTGGAGGAAGTCcaaaaagcagaaatgaaagCTTACATGGAATTAGTCAACAATATGCTGTTGACTGCAGAGGTAAAATACTAGATGATATGGCTTGAAAATAAgctttttctctcattctcatAAAATATAATCTTTCTTATGGGTTAAAGTTATTGAGAAATGGGAAAATAGTCAAGTAATTCTAGAGTTGAGTTGGCTACCTAAATTATTTGATTATTACCTTTGAACAAGTTACCTGACATTTTCAGTTCTagtttttctgtttataaaaagGAGTGATTCTTGCCTACTCATTATTTTACTTTGGCCTTTTGAAATTTACTTAAATAATATCTGTAAAACACTTTAATGGTATTTAGACATGTATTgtgtgaataaaaaatatttttataacgtATCATCATTACATTTAATAATTGTGGATAGCAGCTAAGAAAAACAAACCGCTACATGTGTGACTTATGAAATTAGCTTATAAAAAATTGCCTTGGCAAAAAATGACTTTCTTTATCCTTTTCCTCTTTGGTATTCTAAAGTTTAGTGACTGTTCTTTTGTTCCTAGCTGTATCTTCAGTGGTGTGATGAAGCTACAGTAGGGGAGGTGAGTGGTTCTGTAACATTtatcttaattaaaatttaatgagaAAACACTTTTGCTCAGAATCGCAAGTCCCTACTCATAAATGAAACATTGTGGTTTATACCATTAGTGATATAGTTTTTCACTTACTTTAATTTTGCTTGCACATAACATTTTAGGGAAGCTATGTGTCATTGTTTGATATAACGGGTTGCAAAGTAcataaaagtttatatatttttaaagggaatggcttaaaattttaattttttagattgcaagttgtgtatttttttcagattgcTCTATTTATGTTctctgaaaatatatttcttttagaatTCTATTTGTAAAAACGGGCATTGTTTTTAGGAAGGATCACCTTTTTTACAAAATCTTTTTGCTTTAGATCACTCATGCTAGGTATGGATCTCCTTACCCTTGGCCTCTGAATCATATTTTGGCCTATCAAAAACAGTGGGAAGTCAAACGTAAGATGAAAGCTATTGGATGGGGAAAGAAGACTCTGGACCAGGTCAGTTCAGGTTGAAGTTGACAAAACCCTCAACTTTTATGCATTAAAAGAATCATTCTTTATATTGAtactcctttaaaaatatatatataagatttgCAAGAAAACCATTTCCTGTGATTTTCACTAACATgaagtaattttatttctaaaaaatcaTACATGCTTGATGTAAAGCAAACAATGCAATGCAGATATGTgtaaaaaagcaataaaacttgCCTGAAATCTCATCACCTAGAAATTACCACCCTTAACTATTTGGAGAGCCTTCTTCTAGATGtttcttagtaacattttctCAAATGGGATCATTATGCCTGCTACTGTATaacctgaggttttttttttttttttaattgaacaatACATTGTGGGCACCTTTTATGTAACTAAATATAGATCTGCAGCATcagggcttaaaaaaaaaagccctgttaAATACAGTACttaatctatctatctgtctgtctgtctgtctatctatctatctatctatctatctatctatctatctatctatctatttatctatctatctatctgtctgtctatctatattTTTGCTACTAAAGTAGCAAAACTTAAAAATGCTTATCTTGTCCACAAGCATCATTAAGTTAATTAATGCCCGTCTTTTCCAAGGCTACCCTTAGTACTAGCCAGCCATCTCACTGATGTGTGCCATTGGCCACAAGGGGGTTTCAGTAAATGAATAGggatagaataaataaaaatctatctCCACTAGTGGGAAAATAACTCAAatgcttttactcatggtgggtCAATGTTGTTACCTTTATTAAGCAGATTTTTCGGTATATGCAAAGCCATTTGAATATATGGATTCAGGAAGACACTTTTGTTCTTGACAAAATCCTTATAAGTAACTTAAATGTACTTGTATTTTGAAGGACATTCACTGAGAATTTCTTCCTATTTCTTGTATagaaagtattatatatatatatacttatatagaaaGTATTTCTTTTAAGTATTTCTTATATAGAAAGTATTTCTTTTAAGTATTTCTTATATAGAAAGTATTTCTTATATagaaagtattatatatatatgtggtctatggtcttattaaaatatattataaaaggttaacctaaatttatatttttgttataaacTGTGATACAAGTTACGTTTTagatactttttattgttttgctaATTGAAATACTTTTCCTTGGGGTTCATTGCCTGTGTTAGGTCTTAGAGGATGTAGACCAGTGCTGTCAAGCTCTCTCTCAAAGACTGGGAACACAACCGTATTTCTTCAATAAGCAGtaagaaattttacttttttaaagttaattttctgTACTGTTAGgttgcaaatttctttttttcataaaagaattgctttttcaagaaaagatttagctatttttataatttttgtactcAAATATTTTTGTGGCACTTTACTCTCAGGCATAGTGCTAGGCTCTAGGAGACTAAGATTTCTAAAATATGGTCCTTATCATTAAGAATTTCTCTTAAAGGCAGTCATGTAAATCAGTCATTGTATGATAAGGTTTTAATGAGGTAGTTCAAGGTGCTATACATGGAACTACAAAATCTTAACAAAATTCTAAACTTGTAAAGTACTATTAAACATGAAGGAAAGTAAGTTACTATTAATGTAACTATGGTTTTCTATATAGAATGATACCCGGAGGACTAGAAGAGTCaataaaact
Protein-coding sequences here:
- the MTX2 gene encoding metaxin-2 isoform X2, whose product is MSLVAEAFVSQIAAAEPWPENATLYQQLKGEQILLSDNAASLAVQAFLQMCNLPIKVVCRANAEYMSPSGKVPFIHVGNQVVSELGPIVQFVKAKGHSLSDGLEEVQKAEMKAYMELVNNMLLTAELYLQWCDEATVGEITHARYGSPYPWPLNHILAYQKQWEVKRKMKAIGWGKKTLDQVLEDVDQCCQALSQRLGTQPYFFNKQPTELDALVFGHLYTILTTQLTNDELSEKVKNYSNLLAFCRRIEQHYFEDRGKGRLS
- the MTX2 gene encoding metaxin-2 isoform X4; its protein translation is MCNLPIKVVCRANAEYMSPSGKVPFIHVGNQVVSELGPIVQFVKAKGHSLSDGLEEVQKAEMKAYMELVNNMLLTAELYLQWCDEATVGEITHARYGSPYPWPLNHILAYQKQWEVKRKMKAIGWGKKTLDQVLEDVDQCCQALSQRLGTQPYFFNKQPTELDALVFGHLYTILTTQLTNDELSEKVKNYSNLLAFCRRIEQHYFEDRGKGRLS
- the MTX2 gene encoding metaxin-2 isoform X3, translated to MYIAAEPWPENATLYQQLKGEQILLSDNAASLAVQAFLQMCNLPIKVVCRANAEYMSPSGKVPFIHVGNQVVSELGPIVQFVKAKGHSLSDGLEEVQKAEMKAYMELVNNMLLTAELYLQWCDEATVGEITHARYGSPYPWPLNHILAYQKQWEVKRKMKAIGWGKKTLDQVLEDVDQCCQALSQRLGTQPYFFNKQPTELDALVFGHLYTILTTQLTNDELSEKVKNYSNLLAFCRRIEQHYFEDRGKGRLS